A window of the Gossypium hirsutum isolate 1008001.06 chromosome A03, Gossypium_hirsutum_v2.1, whole genome shotgun sequence genome harbors these coding sequences:
- the LOC107886932 gene encoding wall-associated receptor kinase-like 10, producing the protein MKLKHHSSITLLPLLSLIFLPSLVSSQACQRTCGNLPIKFPFGTGPGCGDPRFQQYVTCDQQKLTLTTHTGNYPITNIDYSNQVIYISDPSMSTCGCSQPSKGFGLDWDAPFSFTDDNVFTLLDCSTTSSPIFRSNSYNVDNSSAVPLCDKQGAPICSYLYSCRAISMLNLPISTCCIYTPVDLGPSFEFNLPKLQCSSYSAFYSFSGQESNPDNWKYGISLKYKFNVYNDYPNACADCEKSSGACGYTGSYNSFICNCPNGINTTSTCFFVSSFNNGLRLLPSQTGTLLVYPLAWILAMVLL; encoded by the exons ATGAAGCTAAAACATCACTCGTCCATCACTCTCCTCCCCTTgctctctttgatctttcttccCTCCTTGGTCTCATCTCAGGCCTGCCAGAGAACCTGTGGCAATCTCCCCATCAAGTTCCCCTTTGGAACCGGCCCTGGCTGCGGTGATCCGCGCTTTCAACAGTATGTAACTTGCGACCAACAAAAACTCACCTTGACAACACACACCGGAAACTATCCCATAACCAACATAGACTACAGCAACCAAGTCATATACATCTCGGATCCTTCGATGTCGACTTGCGGTTGCTCTCAACCGAGCAAAGGCTTCGGCCTAGATTGGGACGCACCCTTTTCTTTCACGGACGACAACGTATTCACTCTCCTTGACTGCTCCACCACTTCGTCACCCATTTTCAGATCCAACAGCTATAATGTTGATAACAGTAGTGCTGTTCCTCTATGTGACAAACAAGGTGCTCCCATTTGTAGTTACTTGTACTCTTGCAGGGCAATTAGCATGCTCAATCTCCCAATATCCACATGTTGCATATACACACCGGTAGATCTCGGCCCCTCGTTCGAATTCAATTTACCGAAGCTGCAATGCTCTTCGTATTCCGCGTTCTATAGCTTCAGTGGCCAAGAATCAAACCCTGATAACTGGAAGTACGGAATATCGCTTAAATATAAGTTCAACGTTTATAATGACTACCCGAACGCATGCGCGGATTGTGAGAAAAGCAGCGGTGCCTGTGGATACACCGGAAGCTACAATTCATTTATTTGCAACTGTCCTAATGGCATAAACACCACCTCTACTTGTTTCTTTGTATCATCGTTTAATAATGGGCTGAGGCTACTCCCATCGCAGACGG GAACTTTGTTGGTCTATCCACTGGCATGGATACTGGCTATGGTCCTGCTATAG
- the LOC107886933 gene encoding pentatricopeptide repeat-containing protein At1g05670, mitochondrial, whose product MIKFAVSSLSHCFQLLSHCYPQSFAPKSGPPFFKRYLGPILHLSDSANTRPFPDYSPKKPTVKDSELVHQISNAIKLRRSEPVCRVLKPYESKFRSDHLIWVLMNIKGEYRLVLDFFEWACLRRDPILEARCIVIQIAVASKDLKMAHQLIHDFWSKPDLDIGLSLNYILERLIYTYKDWGSDPKVFDVFFQVLVEVGLLDEGKKLFDKMLNYGLIISVDSLNIYLSKLRDHFDGFLRAIKVFFELPDVGICWNTASYNIIIHSLCQLGKIKEAHRLLLQMELRGCLPDVVTYSTIIDGYCHVGRLQMVLRLIDEMQSKALKPNPYTYSSIIYLLCETGKVVEAEKALRDMLNQGILPDIVVYTTLIDGFCKLGNIALAYKLLNEMQGRKIIPDLLTYTSIICGLCRTGKMTEACNIFQEMLGRGLEPDEFTYTALIDGYCKAGEMKEAFSLHNQMVQMGLIPNVVTYTALADGLCKCGEVDTANELLHEMCGRGLQPNIFTYNSLVNGLCKSGNIAQAIKLMDDMETAGLHPNVITYTTLMDAYCKTGEMDKAYELLRKMLDRRIQPTLVTFNVLMNGFCMSGMLEDGEKLLQWLLEKGIKPNATTYNYLMKQYCIRKDMRATAAMWKGMCAQGVMPDANSYNILIKGHCKARNMKEAWFLRREMIEKGYDLTATSYNDLIKGFINRKKLKEAREIFDEMRQKGMAADKEIYCYFVDINYEEGSMETTLELCDEVIENCLVTKLNNGNK is encoded by the coding sequence ATGATCAAGTTTGCTGTCTCTTCCTTGAGCCATTGTTTCCAGCTCTTATCTCATTGTTATCCCCAAAGTTTTGCCCCCAAATCTGGTCCACCTTTCTTCAAAAGATATTTGGGCCCTATACTCCACTTGTCGGACTCTGCCAATACCAGGCCTTTTCCCGATTATTCCCCAAAGAAACCTACCGTCAAGGACTCAGAACTTGTGCATCAAATCTCAAATGCAATAAAATTACGCCGTTCTGAGCCCGTCTGTCGTGTTCTGAAGCCTTATGAGTCAAAATTTAGATCTGATCATTTGATTTGGGTTCTGATGAACATTAAGGGTGAATATAGACTTGTTTTGGATTTCTTTGAGTGGGCATGCTTGCGTAGAGACCCAATACTCGAAGCCCGTTGCATTGTTATCCAAATTGCCGTAGCTTCTAAAGATTTAAAAATGGCTCATCAACTTATTCATGACTTTTGGTCAAAACCTGATTTGGATATTGGTCTATCACTCAATTACATCCTTGAACGATTAATTTACACTTACAAGGACTGGGGTTCAGATCCCAAAGTGTTTGATGTTTTTTTTCAAGTTCTCGTTGAAGTTGGGTTGCTTGATGAAGGGAAGAAGCTCTTTGACAAAATgttgaattatggattgattatCTCTGTTGATTCTTTAAACATATATCTTAGTAAATTAAGAGACCACTTTGATGGGTTTTTGAGAGCTATAAAGGTTTTCTTTGAACTTCCTGATGTTGGCATTTGTTGGAATACAGCGTCATACAACATTATCATTCACTCCCTCTGTCAATTAGGGAAAATAAAAGAAGCCCACCGTTTACTCTTGCAGATGGAGTTGAGGGGCTGTCTTCCGGATGTTGTAACATACAGCACCATAATTGATGGATATTGTCATGTGGGGAGGCTGCAAATGGTGTTAAGGCTAATTGACGAAATGCAAAGTAAAGCATTAAAGCCCAACCCTTATACCTATAGCAGCATAATATATCTATTGTGTGAGACTGGTAAGGTAGTTGAAGCAGAGAAAGCTTTGAGAGATATGTTGAACCAGGGAATACTCCCTGATATTGTGGTATACACAACTCTCATAGATGGTTTTTGTAAGCTAGGGAATATTGCTCTTGCGTACAAGTTGTTAAATGAGATGCAGGGTCGAAAAATTATCCCTGATTTATTAACTTATACATCTATAATCTGTGGGTTATGTCGAACTGGAAAGATGACAGAAGCTTGTAATATCTTTCAAGAAATGCTTGGAAGAGGGTTGGAACCCGATGAATTTACATACACAGCACTTATTGATGGTTATTGTAAGGCAGGTGAAATGAAAGAGGCGTTCTCCCTCCATAATCAGATGGTGCAAATGGGGCTTATACCAAATGTTGTGACTTATACTGCACTTGCTGATGGCCTTTGTAAATGCGGGGAGGTAGATACAGCCAATGAGCTTCTTCATGAAATGTGTGGAAGGGGCCTTCAACCAAATATCTTTACTTACAACTCTCTTGTTAATGGGCTCTGTAAATCAGGAAATATTGCTCAAGCTATTAAACTGATGGATGATATGGAGACCGCAGGGCTTCATCCCAATGTTATTACATATACCACATTAATGGATGCTTACTGTAAGACAGGGGAGATGGATAAGGCTTATGAGCTTCTGAGGAAGATGTTGGATAGAAGGATACAACCCACCCTTGTTACATTCAATGTGCTGATGAATGGTTTTTGCATGTCTGGAATGCTGGAAGATGGTGAGAAGTTACTACAATGGCTGTTGGAAAAGGGTATAAAGCCGAACGCAACCACGTATAATTATCTTATGAAGCAGTACTGCATTCGGAAGGATATGCGTGCCACAGCTGCAATGTGGAAAGGTATGTGCGCGCAAGGAGTGATGCCGGATGCCAACTCCTATAACATTTTGATAAAAGGGCATTGTAAAGCAAGGAATATGAAAGAAGCATGGTTCTTACGAAGAGAAATGATTGAGAAGGGGTATGATCTTACAGCTACTTCATACAATGATCTGATCAAGGGTTTCATTAATAGGAAAAAGTTGAAAGAGGCAAGGGAGATTTTTGATGAGATGAGACAAAAAGGGATGGCAGCAGATAAAGAGATATATTGTTATTTTGTTGATATAAACTATGAAGAAGGGAGCATGGAAACCACACTTGAACTTTGTGATGAAGTGATAGAGAACTGTCTTGTAACTAAGCTCAACAATGGAAACAAGTAG